A portion of the Lathamus discolor isolate bLatDis1 chromosome 5, bLatDis1.hap1, whole genome shotgun sequence genome contains these proteins:
- the PYGB gene encoding glycogen phosphorylase, brain form, translating to MAAPLSDGERRKQISVRGIAGLGDVAEVRKSFNRHLHFTLVKDRNVATPRDYYFALAHTVRDHLVGRWIRTQQHYYERDPKRIYYLSLEFYMGRTLQNTMVNLGLQNACDEAIYQLGLDLEELEEIEEDAGLGNGGLGRLAACFLDSMATLGLAAYGYGIRYEFGIFNQKIVDGWQVEEADDWLRYGNPWEKARPEYMLPVHFYGRVDHTPEGVKWVDTQVVLAMPYDTPVPGYKNNTVNTMRLWSAKAPNDFNLQEFNVGDYIEAVLDRNLAENISRVLYPNDNFFEGKELRLKQEYFVVAATLQDIIRRFKSSKFGCRDPVRTCFETFPDKVAIQLNDTHPALSIPELMRILVDVEKVDWDKAWEITKRTCAYTNHTVLPEALERWPVSMFEKLLPRHLEIIYALNQMHLDRVAALYPGDIDRLRRMSVIEEGDCKRINMAHLCVIGSHAVNGVARIHSDIVKNSVFKDFYELEPEKFQNKTNGITPRRWLLLCNPGLADVIAEKIGEGFITDLSQLKKLLDFINNEAFIRDVAKVKQENKLKFAAYLEEQYKVKINPSSMFDVQVKRIHEYKRQLLNCLHAITLYNRIRSDPSKSFVPRTIMIGGKAAPGYHMAKMIIKLITSVGEVINNDPYVGDKLKVIFLENYRVSLAEKVIPAADLSQQISTAGTEASGTGNMKFMVNGALTIGTMDGANVEMAEEAGEENLFIFGMRVEDVEALDRKGYNAREYYERLPELRQAVDQISSGFFSPRDPGCFKDIVNMLMYHDRFKVFADYEAYIKCQGQVDKLFMDPREWTKKVIRNIACSGKFSSDRTITEYAREIWGVEPSATKIPPPNLPRD from the exons ATGGCGGCGCCGCTGAGCGACGGGGAGCGGCGGAAGCAGATCAGCGTGCGGGGGATCGCGGGGCTCGGGGACGTGGCCGAGGTGCGCAAGAGCTTCAACCGGCACCTCCACTTCACCCTCGTCAAGGACCGCAACGTCGCCACCCCTCGGGACTATTACTTCGCGCTGGCCCACACGGTGCGGGACCACCTGGTGGGGCGCTGGATCCGCACCCAGCAGCACTACTACGAGCGGGACCCGAAG CGCATTTACTACCTGTCCCTGGAGTTCTACATGGGCCGCACTCTGCAGAACACCATGGTGAACCTGGGCCTGCAGAATGCTTGTGATGAAGCCATTTACCAG CTGGGTTTGGACTTGGAGGAGCTGGAAGAAATTGAAGAAGATGCTGGGCTGGGAAACGGAGGACTGGGCCGCCTGGCAG CTTGTTTCCTGGACTCCATGGCCACGCTGGGGCTGGCAGCGTACGGATATGGCATCCGCTATGAGTTCGGTATCTTCAACCAGAAGATTGTCGACGGCTGGCAG GTGGAGGAGGCCGATGACTGGCTGCGCTACGGTAACCCATGGGAGAAAGCGCGCCCAGAGTACATGCTCCCCGTGCACTTCTATGGCCGCGTGGATCACACCCCCGAGGGTGTGAAGTGGGTCGACACCCAG GTTGTCCTTGCTATGCCCTACGACACGCCGGTGCCAGGGTACAAGAACAACACTGTGAACACCATGAGGCTGTGGTCTGCAAAAGCCCCCAATGACTTCAACCTCCAAGAGT tCAACGTGGGTGACTACATTGAGGCAGTGCTGGACAGAAACCTGGCAGAGAACATATCCAGAGTGCTGTACCCAAATGACAAT TTCTTCGAAGGCAAGGAGCTGCGGCTGAAACAGGAGTACTTTGTGGTGGCTGCCACCCTCCAGGACATCATCCGGCGCTTTAAGTCCTCCAAATTTGGCTGTCGAGACCCTGTGAGAACGTGCTTTGAAACCTTCCCAGACAAG GTGGCTATTCAGCTAAATGACACCCACCCTGCCCTGTCCATCCCAGAGCTCATGCGGATCCTGGTGGATGTGGAGAAAGTGGACTGGGACAAG GCCTGGGAGATCACAAAGCGGACCTGTGCCTACACCAACCACACGGTGCTTCCCGAAGCCCTGGAGCGCTGGCCAGTCTCCATGTTTGAGAAGCTGCTCCCACGTCACCTGGAGATCATCTATGCCCTCAACCAAATGCATCTGGAT CGGGTGGCAGCTCTCTACCCAGGGGACATTGACCGTCTCCGGAGGATGTCTGTGATTGAGGAAGGAGACTGCAAGCGCATTAACATGGCACATCTCTGTGTGATCGGCTCCCATGCAGTCAATGGCGTGGCCCGTATCCACTCGGACATTGTTAAGAACTCAGT GTTCAAGGATTTCTATGAGCTGGAGCCGGAGAAGTTTCAGAACAAGACAAACGGGATCACACCGAGGCGCTGGCTCCTGCTGTGCAACCCGGGACTGGCCGATGTTATTGCTGAg AAAATCGGGGAAGGCTTTATCACGGACCTGAGCCAGCTGAAGAAGCTACTGGATTTCATCAACAATGAGGCTTTCATCAGGGATGTGGCAAAAGTCAAGCAG GAGAACAAGCTGAAGTTTGCAGCCTACTTGGAGGAGCAGTACAAGGTCAAGATCAACCCTTCGTCCATGTTCGATGTGCAGGTCAAGCGAATCCATGAGTACAAGCGGCAGCTGCTGAACTGCCTGCATGCCATCACCCTCTACAACC GCATCAGAAGCGATCCATCCAAATCCTTTGTGCCAAGGACTATTATGATCGGAGGAAAG GCAGCCCCTGGCTACCACATGGCCAAGATGATCATCAAACTCATCACGTCTGTCGGCGAGGTCATCAACAACGATCCCTACGTGGGGGACAAGCTCAAGGTCATCTTCCTGGAGAACTACCGGGTATCCCTGGCCGAGAAGG TGATCCCGGCAGCAGATCTCTCCCAGCAGATCTCCACAGCTGGCACAGAGGCCTCGGGTACCGGCAACATGAAGTTCATGGTGAATGGGGCCCTCACTATTGGTACCATGGATGGGGCCAACGTGGAGATGGCTGAGGAGGCAGGCGAAGAAAACCTCTTCATCTTTGGCATGCGGGTGGAGGATGTGGAGGCTCTGGATCGGAAAGG GTACAATGCACGGGAATACTATGAGCGGTTGCCGGAGCTGCGCCAGGCTGTGGACCAGATCAGCAGTGGGTTTTTCTCCCCTCGAGACCCGGGTTGCTTCAAGGACATTGTGAACATGCTCATGTACCATGACAG GTTCAAGGTGTTTGCTGATTATGAGGCGTACATCAAATGCCAAGGCCAAGTGGACAAGCTGTTCATG GACCCCCGGGAGTGGACTAAGAAAGTCATCAGGAACATTGCCTGCTCGGGCAAGTtctccagtgacaggaccatCACGGAGTATGCCCGGGAGATCTGGGGTGTGGAGCCGTCTGCCACAAAGATCCCCCCACCCAACCTCCCAAGGGATTGA
- the ENTPD6 gene encoding ectonucleoside triphosphate diphosphohydrolase 6, giving the protein MEAMKMSKRFFAFGILACIAIYVAYIKWHLDSKQVVGATEGVAESRGDKLNHQALTTELSVFYGIMFDAGSTGTRIHIFKFTQQPKETPKLTHETFKALKPGLSAYADDVEKSGQGIKELLEVAKEEVPMELWKFTPLVLKATAGLRLLPGEKAQKLLDKVKEIFQASPFFVRDNCVSIMNGTDEGISAWITINFLTGSLDDPQKRSVGMLDLGGGSTQITFLPRTEATLQTSPAGHTTSFQMFNNTYKLYSYSYLGLGLMSARLAILGGVEGKPLGEGEELISPCLPPGFKSEWQHGEIVYKIKGQKAGEPLYEACSNKVAKMLYKKVHKAEEVKDLDFYTFSYYYDRAAEVGLIDKEKGGSLTVGDFEIAAKYVCKTMEISPGSSPFLCMDLTYITFLLQELGFPKSQVFKLARKIDNVETSWALGATFHYIDSLNRLQY; this is encoded by the exons ATGGAAGCCATGAAGATGTCAAAGCGGTTCTTTGCTTTTGGGATCTTGGCATGCATAGCTATTTATGTTGCATACATAAAATGGCACTTGGATTCCAAACAAGTTGTTGGAGCAACAGAAGGAGTTGCTGAGAGCAGGGGAGACAAACTGAACCATCAAGCACTGACCACAGAGCTCTCGGTCTTCTATGGGATTATGTTTGATGCGGGAAGCACAGGAACTCGCATCCATATATTTAAATTCACACAGCAGCCAAAAG AGACTCCCAAATTGACCCATGAGACGTTTAAAGCACTGAAGCCAGGTCTGTCTGCCTATGCTGACGATGTTGAAAAG AGTGGCCAGGGAATAAAAGAGCTCCTGGAGGTggcaaaggaagaagttccAATGGAGCTGTGGAAGTTTACTCCTCTGGTCCTGAAAGCCACAGCTGGCCTACGGTTGCTGCCAGGAGAGAAAGCTCAGAAGTTGCTGGATAAG GTGAAGGAGATCTTTCAGGCTTCCCCTTTCTTCGTGAGGGACAACTGTGTGTCGATAATGAATGGAACCGATGAAG GTATTTCAGCCTGGATCACAATAAATTTTTTAACAG GTAGCCTAGATGATCCGCAGAAGAGAAGTGTAGGGATGTTGGATTTGGGTGGTGGATCAACACAGATCACCTTCCTTCCACGCACCGAG GCAACTCTCCAGACATCACCAGCTGGCCATACAACTTCATTTCAGATGTTTAACAACACCTACAAGCTGTATTCATACAG TTACCTGGGACTCGGGCTGATGTCAGCAAGGCTCGCCATTTTAGGAGGAGTTGAGGGAAAACCCT TAGGAGAAGGGGAGGAACTGATCAGCCCCTGTTTACCTCCTGGCTTCAAATCTGAGTGGCAGCATGGTGAGATAGTATACAAAATTAAAGGACAGAAGGCAG GTGAGCCTCTGTATGAGGCTTGTTCTAACAAAGTGGCAAAGATGCTCTACAAAAAAGTGCATAAAGCTGAGGAAGTGAAGGACTTGGATTTTTACACGTTCTCCTACTACTATGACCGTGCAGCAGAGGTTGGTCTCATAG ataaagaaaaaggaggaagctTAACTGTTGGTGACTTTGAAATTGCAGCTAAATACG tATGTAAGACCATGGAAATCAGTCCTGGAAGCAGCCCTTTTCTATGCATGGACCTCACGTACATCACCTTCCTCCTGCAAGAGCTGGGCTTCCCAAAGAGCCAAGTCTTCAAG cttgCCCGGAAAATTGACAATGTTGAAACGAGCTGGGCATTGGGAGCCACTTTTCATTACATTGACTCACTCAATAGACTGCAGTACTAA